One genomic region from Thermoleptolyngbya sichuanensis A183 encodes:
- a CDS encoding ISKra4 family transposase (programmed frameshift) has product MTPEDQKRLETCTAEIAEILYRNSNREGLDSLEGIEQTVRRQMLEEVSPRVAPFFVNQKAYPARGRVRRLKSLVGVLEIRQSQAERLGVKAYSRLSGGLEKANLRLSANESFQDAEDDIVALTGMRVGHSTQQRLVGRQSFESAEAKQGVSEVSIDGGKVRLRDLLESDSPWRDYKAVRVEGIYYNAFFQDNDSLIDYLSAQRLLSPLVCLGDGHAGVWNLFAQLTTVETRWEILDWYHLKENLYKVGGSLKRLAAAEMLLWQGQVEAARALFADCRRKQARNFEAYLSTHRSRIVNYGFYQAEQLCSIGSGAVESAVKQIGRRLQISGARWNTASVNAMLSLRCAYLNGQLAS; this is encoded by the exons ATGACACCTGAAGACCAAAAGCGATTGGAAACTTGTACAGCAGAGATCGCCGAGATTTTGTATCGCAATAGCAACCGAGAGGGGCTCGATAGTCTAGAAGGCATCGAGCAGACTGTACGACGGCAAATGCTAGAGGAGGTGAGCCCTCGAGTTGCCC CTTTTTTTGTCAACCAGAAAGCCTACCCCGCCCGAGGCCGGGTTCGCCGATTGAAGAGTTTGGTAGGGGTCCTTGAGATTCGTCAAAGTCAGGCAGAACGGTTAGGCGTAAAGGCTTACAGCCGTCTCAGTGGTGGCCTAGAGAAAGCCAACCTACGCTTAAGTGCCAACGAATCGTTTCAAGATGCAGAGGATGACATCGTAGCCCTGACCGGGATGCGGGTCGGGCACTCGACCCAACAACGTCTGGTGGGGCGTCAGTCGTTCGAGTCTGCCGAGGCTAAACAAGGCGTCAGTGAGGTCAGCATTGATGGCGGCAAAGTCCGTCTGCGTGACCTGCTAGAGTCCGATAGCCCGTGGCGAGACTACAAAGCGGTGCGGGTGGAGGGGATTTATTACAACGCCTTCTTCCAAGACAATGACAGCTTGATTGATTATCTCAGCGCTCAACGCTTGCTCTCCCCACTGGTCTGTCTGGGCGATGGTCACGCTGGGGTGTGGAATCTGTTTGCTCAACTCACCACCGTTGAGACCCGTTGGGAAATCCTCGATTGGTACCATCTCAAAGAAAACCTCTACAAAGTCGGTGGGTCGCTCAAGCGCTTAGCAGCGGCGGAAATGCTGTTATGGCAAGGTCAAGTGGAAGCCGCCAGGGCCCTCTTTGCCGACTGTCGGCGCAAGCAAGCCCGCAATTTTGAAGCCTATCTGAGCACCCATCGCTCTCGCATCGTGAATTATGGGTTCTACCAGGCTGAGCAACTCTGTTCTATTGGATCAGGAGCCGTAGAATCGGCTGTCAAACAGATTGGGCGACGCCTCCAAATTTCGGGTGCTCGCTGGAATACGGCCTCCGTTAATGCCATGTTGAGTCTGCGCTGTGCCTACCTCAATGGACAGCTCGCCAGTTGA
- the ndhN gene encoding NAD(P)H-quinone oxidoreductase subunit N: protein MSILGNPLTLITSGKPFIRALEAAGTLGVYVPLEGGLEGRYQRRLRGAGYKVLNITARGLGDLSSYLLDVHGVRPPHLGKKNLGREGAVGYRYFVPPVATYEAEVLPKGAKGLVIWMLEGHILSRSELEFLVTLPQTDSRIKVVLEMGGDRQFTWKPLKDILAAA, encoded by the coding sequence ATGTCTATCCTCGGCAATCCGCTCACGCTAATTACCTCTGGCAAGCCCTTCATTCGTGCTTTAGAAGCAGCCGGGACGCTGGGCGTATACGTGCCGCTGGAGGGCGGCCTGGAGGGGCGGTATCAGCGACGGCTGCGAGGCGCAGGCTACAAGGTTCTCAACATTACGGCGCGGGGGCTGGGCGATTTGTCGTCCTACCTACTAGATGTCCACGGGGTACGCCCGCCCCACCTGGGCAAAAAGAACCTGGGACGTGAAGGGGCCGTCGGCTATCGCTACTTCGTGCCACCCGTGGCTACCTACGAGGCTGAGGTGCTGCCCAAGGGCGCAAAGGGGCTGGTGATCTGGATGCTGGAGGGGCACATCCTGTCGCGCTCCGAGCTAGAATTTTTGGTGACCCTGCCCCAGACCGACTCTCGCATCAAGGTGGTGCTGGAGATGGGGGGCGATCGCCAGTTTACCTGGAAACCGCTGAAGGACATTCTGGCGGCTGCTTAG
- a CDS encoding thioredoxin family protein → MTAQSPKPASPLPPSEPGNAARIRNFLIAMVAIALSTSIFFGLQSSNGSGNLALLAESAVPLEEALANDKPTLMEFYANWCTSCQAMAQDLGELKEEYGDRVNFVMLNVDNDRWLPEMLAYRVDGIPHFVYLDRQGEAIASIIGEQPRAVMAANLEALSNNTPLPYAPASGQVSKVNTAAAKATPDDPRSHGSQVNRG, encoded by the coding sequence ATGACCGCCCAATCTCCCAAACCCGCCTCCCCCCTGCCGCCGTCTGAGCCGGGAAATGCTGCCCGCATTCGGAATTTCCTGATTGCAATGGTGGCGATCGCCCTCAGCACCTCGATCTTCTTCGGCTTGCAATCTTCCAACGGATCGGGCAACTTGGCGCTGTTGGCCGAATCTGCGGTGCCCCTGGAGGAAGCGCTGGCCAATGACAAACCCACGCTGATGGAGTTTTATGCCAACTGGTGTACAAGCTGTCAGGCGATGGCGCAAGACCTGGGCGAACTGAAAGAAGAGTATGGCGATCGCGTCAATTTTGTCATGCTGAATGTAGACAACGACCGCTGGCTGCCAGAGATGCTGGCCTATCGAGTCGATGGCATTCCCCATTTTGTGTATTTAGATCGGCAGGGAGAGGCGATCGCCAGCATCATCGGCGAACAGCCCCGCGCCGTGATGGCTGCGAACCTAGAGGCGCTGTCGAACAATACCCCCCTGCCCTACGCGCCCGCCAGCGGTCAGGTTTCTAAAGTGAACACTGCCGCTGCCAAAGCTACACCCGACGACCCGCGTAGCCACGGCAGCCAGGTAAATCGGGGTTAA
- a CDS encoding ClpP family protease, with translation MRIQYTTNARAEREALEKLAPPPAVVWVNEFKSEAVKPFLEQFNRAVESLQPVVPVLIDSYGGEIDTLMAMVDICRSSPKPIATVVMGKAMSAGAILLSCGWHGYRYAAPNSRIMIHDCLTVTFGKAGEIIADADEVKRLNALLYQILDENCQKPPGYFVEQVHQRGHADWYLTPEQALAHNLVNHVKIPTLQVNLSTTYEFLG, from the coding sequence ATGCGTATCCAGTACACCACCAATGCTCGCGCAGAGCGTGAAGCGTTAGAAAAACTTGCCCCTCCCCCAGCCGTCGTCTGGGTAAACGAATTTAAGTCCGAAGCCGTCAAGCCTTTTTTGGAGCAATTTAACCGAGCAGTAGAATCCCTCCAGCCAGTGGTTCCGGTGTTGATCGATTCCTATGGCGGCGAAATCGACACCCTGATGGCGATGGTCGATATTTGTCGCTCGTCGCCCAAGCCGATCGCCACGGTTGTCATGGGCAAGGCCATGAGCGCGGGAGCGATTCTCCTTTCTTGCGGCTGGCACGGCTACCGCTATGCCGCTCCCAATAGTCGAATCATGATCCACGACTGCCTCACCGTCACCTTTGGCAAAGCTGGCGAGATCATTGCCGATGCCGACGAAGTGAAACGGCTGAATGCCCTGCTGTATCAAATCCTGGATGAAAACTGCCAGAAGCCGCCGGGCTACTTTGTCGAGCAGGTGCATCAGCGGGGCCATGCCGACTGGTATCTCACCCCAGAGCAAGCCCTGGCGCATAACCTGGTGAATCACGTAAAAATTCCGACGCTCCAGGTGAATTTGTCCACGACCTATGAGTTTTTGGGGTAG
- the ubiE gene encoding bifunctional demethylmenaquinone methyltransferase/2-methoxy-6-polyprenyl-1,4-benzoquinol methylase UbiE, translating into MSQSSNSQSSEIQAIFNRIAPVYDLLNDGLSLMFHRVWKRMTVGWSGAKPGDRCLDVCCGSGDLARLLAWRAGTTGEVVGLDFSANQLAIAQERTAQSTIPLNVTWVEGDALNLPFGDNEFDAATMGYGLRNVVDIPRALAELHRVLKPGASVAILDFHRPDSPQLQAFQQWYLDTLVVPTAARLGMKDEYAYIFPSLERFPQGPEQVRLAKQAGFPYAEHHAIAGGMMGVLVATKARDW; encoded by the coding sequence GTGTCTCAATCTTCCAACTCTCAATCTTCCGAAATTCAAGCCATCTTTAACCGCATCGCGCCCGTTTATGACCTGCTGAACGATGGGCTGAGCCTGATGTTTCATCGGGTCTGGAAGCGTATGACCGTCGGCTGGAGCGGCGCAAAACCGGGCGATCGCTGTTTGGATGTGTGCTGTGGCAGTGGCGATCTGGCGCGGCTGCTGGCGTGGCGGGCGGGCACGACTGGCGAAGTCGTGGGGCTAGATTTTTCGGCAAACCAGTTGGCGATCGCCCAGGAACGCACCGCCCAATCGACCATTCCCCTCAACGTTACCTGGGTCGAAGGCGACGCACTGAATTTGCCCTTTGGTGACAACGAGTTTGACGCGGCGACGATGGGCTACGGCCTGCGGAACGTGGTGGATATTCCCAGGGCGCTGGCGGAACTGCATCGCGTCCTCAAACCGGGTGCGTCGGTCGCCATTCTCGACTTTCACCGCCCCGACTCTCCTCAACTGCAAGCCTTCCAGCAGTGGTATCTGGATACGCTCGTCGTGCCTACTGCCGCCCGACTGGGCATGAAGGATGAGTATGCCTACATCTTTCCCAGCCTGGAGCGGTTTCCCCAGGGGCCGGAGCAAGTGCGCCTGGCGAAACAAGCCGGGTTCCCCTACGCCGAACACCACGCGATCGCCGGAGGGATGATGGGCGTGCTGGTTGCCACCAAAGCCCGCGACTGGTGA
- a CDS encoding aminopeptidase P N-terminal domain-containing protein — MQTEFAQRRQQLMDKIGKGTAIFRSAPQAVMHNDVEYNFRQDSDFFYLTGFDEPEAVAVLAPHHEEHRFVLFVRPKDPEKETWSGYRVGVEAAQERFGADAVYPIEELDEKLTQYVEKADRIYYRLGRDRRFNDKILGLWQRLMRGYPRRGTGPIAIEDPAPTLHSLRQTKSPAELERMRKAAEIAVAAHNRAMAYAKPGVYEYQVQAEIEHTFRISGALGPAYPSIVASGANACILHYTENTRQMQEHDLLLIDAGCAYEYYNSDITRTFPISGRFTEEQRILYDIVLRAQLAAIAQVAPGNPYSQMHDTAVRVIVEGLMDLGLLQGDIEEIIKEEKYKPFYMHKTGHWLGLDVHDVGVYAHGDTAHNLEPGHVTTVEPGIYIGPGITPAEGQPDVPERWRGIGIRIEDDVLVTPTGHEVLTAGVPKLIEDLES; from the coding sequence ATGCAGACAGAATTTGCCCAGCGTCGCCAGCAGTTGATGGACAAAATTGGCAAGGGCACGGCGATTTTCCGCAGTGCGCCCCAGGCCGTGATGCACAATGATGTCGAATACAACTTTCGGCAAGACAGCGACTTTTTCTACCTGACCGGGTTCGACGAGCCAGAAGCCGTGGCCGTGCTGGCTCCGCACCATGAAGAGCATCGCTTTGTGCTGTTTGTGCGACCCAAAGACCCAGAAAAAGAAACCTGGTCGGGCTATCGCGTGGGCGTGGAGGCTGCCCAGGAGCGCTTTGGGGCCGACGCGGTGTATCCGATTGAGGAACTGGACGAAAAGCTGACGCAATACGTCGAAAAAGCCGACCGGATTTACTACCGACTGGGGCGCGATCGCCGCTTTAACGACAAAATCCTTGGACTGTGGCAGCGGCTGATGCGCGGCTATCCCCGGCGCGGCACGGGCCCCATCGCCATCGAAGATCCGGCCCCGACGCTGCACTCCCTCCGCCAGACCAAGTCGCCCGCAGAGCTAGAGCGGATGCGGAAAGCCGCCGAGATTGCCGTCGCCGCCCACAACCGGGCAATGGCCTACGCCAAACCCGGTGTTTATGAATACCAGGTGCAGGCCGAAATCGAGCATACCTTTCGGATCAGCGGCGCACTGGGCCCGGCCTATCCCTCCATCGTCGCCTCCGGAGCCAACGCCTGCATCCTGCACTACACCGAAAACACGCGCCAGATGCAGGAACACGACCTGCTGCTAATCGACGCGGGCTGCGCCTACGAATATTACAACTCGGACATTACGCGCACCTTCCCCATTAGCGGCAGGTTCACCGAGGAGCAGCGTATCCTCTACGACATTGTGCTGCGGGCCCAACTCGCGGCGATCGCCCAAGTAGCCCCCGGCAATCCCTACAGCCAGATGCACGATACCGCCGTGCGCGTCATTGTGGAGGGGCTGATGGACTTGGGGCTGCTCCAGGGCGATATCGAAGAAATTATCAAAGAAGAGAAATACAAGCCCTTCTACATGCACAAAACCGGGCACTGGCTAGGGCTAGATGTGCATGACGTGGGGGTCTATGCCCACGGCGACACGGCCCACAACCTGGAGCCGGGCCACGTCACGACGGTTGAACCGGGCATCTACATCGGCCCCGGCATCACCCCCGCCGAAGGACAGCCCGACGTGCCCGAACGCTGGCGCGGCATCGGCATCCGCATTGAGGACGATGTGCTGGTCACGCCGACTGGCCATGAGGTGCTGACGGCAGGCGTTCCCAAGCTGATCGAAGATCTGGAATCTTGA
- a CDS encoding dipeptide ABC transporter ATP-binding protein, with amino-acid sequence MGESLFEIERLRVAYPFQRGQQVATEADALDWAVDDVSLVLKAGDRLGLVGESGCGKSTLGRAAVRLLPTDTRIEGRVLFQGRNVFELNPAELRKFRGEVVSIVFQDPMTRLDPLMTIGDHCVETLRSHVPDLSRAAARERAIATLEAVNIPPSRWSQYPHEFSGGMRQRVAIALALLLNPKLIVADEPTTSLDVTVSAQILQELTRLCQERDMALLLISHDLALVGEYCDRIAVMYDGKVVETGPTATVLTQPQHPYTQSLLQSALHIQATPQSSKPLTPEPTEAPLLKLENLQKHYTLESNLVAKLLAGKQDTVIRAVDGISLDLYPGEILGLVGESGCGKSTLSRTILRLVEPTGGRIEFLGQDLTHLSREDLRKQRRQMQMVFQDPHACLNPLMTVGESIADPLLIHDLADTVGARQQVLQMLERVGLTPPEDYAQRYPGDLSGGQQQRVAIARALITRPRLLICDEPVSMLDASVQSQVLELMLHLKQEFDLTYLFITHDLWLARFLCDRIAVMNAGKIVELGPTAELFANPQHPYTQTLLNAAPLLSRVGA; translated from the coding sequence GTGGGTGAGTCTTTGTTTGAAATTGAGCGTCTGCGCGTGGCCTATCCGTTTCAGCGGGGGCAGCAGGTTGCGACGGAGGCAGACGCGCTGGACTGGGCGGTGGATGATGTGTCGCTGGTGCTGAAGGCGGGCGATCGCCTTGGGCTGGTGGGCGAGTCGGGCTGCGGCAAATCGACGCTGGGGCGGGCCGCTGTTCGCCTGCTGCCGACGGATACGCGCATCGAGGGGCGCGTCTTGTTTCAGGGACGCAATGTCTTCGAGCTAAACCCGGCGGAACTGCGGAAATTTCGCGGCGAGGTCGTGTCCATTGTGTTTCAAGACCCGATGACCCGGCTCGATCCGCTGATGACCATCGGCGACCACTGTGTGGAAACGCTGCGATCGCACGTCCCAGACCTCTCGCGGGCGGCGGCCAGAGAACGGGCGATCGCCACGCTAGAAGCCGTCAACATTCCCCCCAGCCGCTGGAGCCAATATCCCCACGAATTTAGCGGCGGGATGCGGCAGCGCGTGGCGATCGCCCTGGCGCTCTTGCTCAACCCCAAGCTGATCGTCGCCGACGAACCCACGACCAGCCTGGATGTTACCGTGTCTGCCCAAATTTTGCAGGAACTCACCCGCCTCTGCCAGGAACGCGATATGGCGCTGCTGCTGATTTCCCACGACTTGGCGCTGGTGGGCGAATACTGCGATCGCATCGCCGTCATGTACGACGGCAAGGTGGTGGAAACAGGCCCCACCGCCACCGTCCTCACCCAGCCCCAGCACCCCTACACCCAGTCCCTCCTCCAGTCTGCCCTCCACATCCAGGCAACCCCCCAATCCTCCAAACCGCTTACCCCCGAACCCACAGAAGCGCCCCTCCTCAAGCTCGAAAACCTCCAAAAACACTACACCCTGGAATCTAACCTCGTTGCCAAACTCCTAGCAGGCAAGCAAGACACCGTCATCCGCGCCGTAGACGGCATCTCGCTCGATCTGTATCCGGGAGAAATTTTGGGACTGGTGGGCGAGTCGGGCTGCGGCAAAAGCACCTTGTCGCGAACGATCCTGCGGCTGGTGGAGCCGACGGGCGGTCGGATTGAGTTTTTGGGTCAAGACCTGACGCACCTCTCGCGGGAAGATCTGCGAAAACAGCGACGGCAGATGCAGATGGTGTTTCAAGACCCCCACGCCTGCCTGAATCCGCTGATGACGGTGGGCGAGAGCATCGCCGACCCGCTGCTGATTCACGATCTGGCAGACACAGTAGGCGCAAGGCAGCAGGTGTTGCAAATGCTGGAGCGGGTGGGGCTAACGCCGCCAGAAGACTATGCCCAGCGCTATCCGGGCGATTTGTCAGGTGGGCAGCAGCAGCGAGTGGCGATCGCCCGTGCCCTAATTACCCGCCCCCGGCTACTGATCTGCGACGAACCCGTAAGTATGCTCGATGCCAGCGTCCAGTCGCAAGTGCTAGAGCTGATGCTGCACCTGAAGCAGGAATTTGACCTGACGTACCTGTTCATCACACACGACCTCTGGCTGGCACGATTTTTGTGCGATCGCATTGCCGTCATGAACGCAGGCAAAATCGTCGAACTCGGCCCCACCGCTGAGCTATTTGCCAACCCGCAGCACCCCTACACGCAAACGCTCCTGAACGCTGCACCACTGCTCAGTCGGGTGGGCGCTTAA
- a CDS encoding long-chain acyl-[acyl-carrier-protein] reductase translates to MFGLIGHLTSLEHAQAVARDLGYPEYADQGLDFWCSAPPQIVDHIKVTSATGQVIEGKYVESCFLPEMLATRRIKAATRKVINAMAHAQKHGINITALGGFSSIIFENFNLSQIQQVRDVTLDFARFTTGNTHTAYIICRQVEQASKQVGIHLSEATVAVCGATGDIGSAVCRWLNGRADVKELLLIARDQERLQNLQAELGRGKIMALEEALPEADIIVWVASMPKGVEIDPTTLKQPCLLIDGGYPKNLGTKIQHPGVHVLNGGIVEHSLDIDWKIMNIVNMDVPARQLFACFAESMLLEFEKLYTNFSWGRNQITLEKMDLIGQVSLKHGFRPLLMEG, encoded by the coding sequence ATGTTTGGTCTAATTGGTCATCTGACAAGTCTGGAACACGCTCAAGCCGTCGCCCGCGATCTGGGCTATCCCGAATACGCCGATCAGGGGCTTGATTTTTGGTGCAGCGCGCCGCCGCAAATCGTCGATCACATCAAGGTCACCAGCGCCACCGGGCAGGTGATCGAGGGCAAGTATGTGGAATCCTGCTTTTTGCCGGAAATGCTGGCAACGCGCCGCATCAAAGCCGCCACTCGAAAAGTGATTAATGCCATGGCTCACGCCCAAAAGCACGGCATTAACATTACGGCACTGGGCGGCTTTTCCTCGATTATTTTTGAGAATTTTAACCTGTCGCAAATTCAGCAGGTGCGTGATGTGACGCTAGATTTTGCCCGCTTCACCACTGGCAACACCCACACCGCCTACATCATCTGCCGCCAGGTCGAGCAGGCTTCTAAGCAAGTGGGGATTCACTTATCGGAGGCGACGGTGGCGGTTTGCGGCGCGACGGGCGACATTGGCAGTGCGGTGTGCCGCTGGCTGAATGGACGTGCAGATGTGAAAGAACTGCTGCTGATTGCGCGAGATCAGGAGCGGCTGCAAAATCTGCAAGCAGAACTGGGGCGCGGCAAAATCATGGCGCTAGAAGAGGCGCTGCCCGAAGCCGACATTATCGTGTGGGTGGCTAGTATGCCCAAGGGCGTGGAGATCGACCCGACCACGCTGAAGCAGCCCTGCCTGCTGATCGACGGCGGTTATCCCAAAAACCTAGGTACGAAGATTCAGCATCCTGGCGTGCATGTGCTGAACGGCGGCATCGTGGAGCATTCGCTGGATATCGACTGGAAAATCATGAACATCGTCAACATGGACGTGCCGGCCCGCCAGTTGTTTGCCTGCTTTGCCGAGTCCATGCTGCTGGAGTTTGAGAAGCTCTACACCAATTTTTCCTGGGGGCGAAACCAGATCACGCTGGAAAAGATGGATTTGATTGGGCAGGTGTCGCTGAAGCACGGCTTCCGACCGCTGCTGATGGAAGGCTGA
- a CDS encoding transposase — protein sequence MLVSFPALVKPILKQLCPHNYPVLNSRLFFEIWLTFVLDQGLTSMRSLFYRLNKAGIKVDISTFSKACKTRQDEHFCRIYAELIRQLKQKNPATAQMLFSIDSTVITLTSKLFWMQGYHQVKLLNGVNLTQGNPSECLIHFGQGHDAKFADRVTGMIPEDAIGVMDRGFASWDFLDQLSQDQTRFVVRLKNTMKTEFEHERYRVVWFCDLESQTEFRLATNVELMTNEEISEVYRHRWQIEVLWKFLKMHLKLDKLISKSVNGVTIQIYMVLIAYLILQLIEIPEFYGHQLLDKLRYLQLELSRRCSIVHWSYDLLPETLVGAS from the coding sequence ATGCTAGTGTCATTTCCTGCGCTTGTCAAACCGATACTCAAGCAGTTGTGCCCACATAACTATCCTGTTTTGAACTCTCGCTTATTCTTTGAAATCTGGTTGACCTTCGTTTTAGACCAGGGTTTAACGAGCATGAGAAGCCTGTTTTATCGTCTCAACAAAGCAGGAATCAAGGTTGATATTTCCACCTTTTCTAAAGCCTGCAAGACTCGACAGGATGAACACTTTTGTCGCATCTACGCTGAGCTCATAAGACAGCTAAAACAAAAAAATCCAGCGACAGCACAGATGCTGTTTTCCATTGATTCAACGGTCATCACATTGACAAGCAAGTTGTTCTGGATGCAAGGCTATCATCAAGTCAAATTGCTTAATGGAGTCAACTTAACGCAAGGTAATCCCAGTGAATGCCTGATTCATTTTGGTCAAGGACATGACGCAAAATTTGCTGACAGAGTGACAGGAATGATTCCTGAAGATGCCATCGGCGTCATGGATAGAGGCTTTGCCAGTTGGGATTTCCTTGACCAATTAAGCCAGGATCAGACTCGCTTTGTTGTCCGCCTTAAGAACACGATGAAGACCGAGTTTGAGCATGAGCGATATCGAGTGGTTTGGTTTTGTGACTTAGAGAGCCAAACGGAGTTTCGGCTGGCGACCAATGTAGAACTGATGACGAATGAAGAGATTAGTGAAGTCTATCGCCATCGGTGGCAGATAGAAGTGCTGTGGAAGTTTCTAAAGATGCACTTGAAGCTAGATAAACTAATCTCTAAGAGTGTCAATGGAGTCACCATTCAAATCTACATGGTGTTGATTGCCTATCTGATTCTGCAATTGATAGAAATTCCAGAGTTTTATGGTCATCAATTACTAGATAAGTTGCGCTATTTGCAACTTGAATTGAGTCGTCGTTGTTCGATTGTCCATTGGAGCTACGATCTGCTGCCAGAGACACTCGTAGGAGCTTCGTAG
- a CDS encoding MBL fold metallo-hydrolase: MKRRTLIQYAGSGLAAAAATVGLSQSQQAQAQTSNAVTIQALGHTCFLFTGGGLRILVNPFRPIGCTKGYRPPRVPADLVMISSRLFDEGSLEGLPGSPRLLAEPGIYEYRGVQIQGVRSPHDRQGGRRFGFNVTWRWNQSGLILAHMGGAAAPIEVEQQILIGRPDVLFVPVGGGPKAYNATEARQAVLALNPRIIVPTHFRTAAADANACDISPVDEFLSLMDGVPVRRPGDTITLRRSELPSEGARIELLSYRF, translated from the coding sequence ATGAAGCGGCGCACGTTGATTCAATATGCAGGCAGCGGATTGGCAGCGGCGGCCGCCACCGTCGGCCTATCCCAGAGCCAGCAAGCCCAAGCCCAGACCAGCAACGCGGTGACGATTCAGGCGTTGGGACATACCTGCTTTTTGTTTACAGGCGGCGGTCTGCGAATTTTGGTTAACCCGTTTCGCCCGATTGGCTGCACCAAGGGATATCGCCCCCCCCGTGTTCCTGCGGACCTGGTGATGATTAGCAGCCGTCTGTTTGACGAGGGTTCCCTGGAGGGACTCCCCGGCAGTCCGCGCCTGCTGGCAGAACCGGGCATCTATGAGTATCGCGGTGTGCAGATCCAAGGCGTGCGATCGCCCCACGATCGCCAGGGCGGGCGGCGCTTTGGGTTTAACGTCACCTGGCGCTGGAACCAGAGCGGGCTGATCCTGGCGCACATGGGCGGCGCGGCGGCTCCGATTGAGGTGGAGCAGCAAATCCTGATTGGTCGCCCGGACGTACTGTTTGTGCCTGTGGGCGGCGGCCCCAAGGCCTACAACGCGACGGAAGCCCGACAGGCCGTGCTGGCGCTGAACCCGCGCATCATTGTGCCGACGCACTTTCGGACGGCGGCCGCTGATGCCAATGCCTGCGATATTTCGCCAGTAGATGAATTTCTGTCGCTGATGGACGGCGTACCCGTGCGGCGACCCGGTGACACGATCACGCTGCGTCGCTCGGAACTGCCGTCGGAAGGGGCCCGAATTGAACTGCTGAGCTACAGATTTTAG